A single window of Candidatus Woesearchaeota archaeon DNA harbors:
- a CDS encoding translation initiation factor IF-1A (eIF-1A; enables maximal rate of protein biosynthesis. Enhances ribosome dissociation into subunits and stabilizes the binding of the initiator Met-tRNA(I) to 40 S ribosomal subunits in eukaryotes): MNPKKKKLADLENQESTKVKFPRGKQFIGLVEKRLGGSRMKIRSADGRDILARVPGRAKKYLWIREGDIVLLEPWELDENKADLFYKYKPNEVKALEKKGLIADFGNVEEF; this comes from the coding sequence ATGAATCCAAAAAAAAAGAAATTAGCAGATCTAGAAAATCAAGAATCAACAAAAGTTAAATTTCCTAGAGGAAAACAATTCATAGGACTAGTTGAAAAAAGATTAGGTGGATCAAGAATGAAAATCAGAAGTGCAGATGGTAGAGATATCTTAGCAAGAGTTCCAGGAAGAGCTAAGAAATACCTTTGGATAAGAGAAGGAGACATTGTACTCCTAGAACCATGGGAACTAGATGAAAATAAAGCAGACCTATTCTACAAATACAAACCAAATGAAGTAAAAGCTCTTGAGAAAAAAGGATTAATTGCAGATTTTGGTAATGTCGAAGAATTTTAA